The genomic window GGGCCACCCGAGAGTGGGCGATGTCCCCGAGCAGCCCGACGGTCAGCCCGGCGATCGTCCCCTTGGCCTTGCGGATGGTCATCAGGTCGAGCAGCCCCTGCGTCGGGTGCTCGTGGGCGCCGTCGCCCGCGTTGATGATCGCGGCGTTCACGTGCTGCGAGAGCAGGTGGGGCGCCCCCGGCGTGGAGTGACGCACGACCATCAGGTCGGCGCCCATGGCCTCGATGTTCTTGGCGGTGTCGATGAACGTCTCGCCCTTGGAGAGGCTGGACGAGCTGGCCGTGAAGTCCTGGGTGTCGGCGGAGAGCCGCTTGGCGGCCAGGCTGAAGCTGGTCCGGGTCCGCGTCGAATTCTCGAAGAAGAGGTTGAACACCACGCGCCCCTGGAGCGCCGGGACCTTCTTGCGGCTCCGCTTGGAAACCTCGGAGAACGACTCGGCGGTGTCGAGGATCGCCAGGATCTCCTCGGCCGAGAGGTCCTCCAGGCCCAGCAGGTGGCGGCGGGTCCAGGCCGAGGC from Aquisphaera giovannonii includes these protein-coding regions:
- a CDS encoding aspartate carbamoyltransferase catalytic subunit, which encodes MSVPPAAEAQSVAPAAASPPPSPASAWTRRHLLGLEDLSAEEILAILDTAESFSEVSKRSRKKVPALQGRVVFNLFFENSTRTRTSFSLAAKRLSADTQDFTASSSSLSKGETFIDTAKNIEAMGADLMVVRHSTPGAPHLLSQHVNAAIINAGDGAHEHPTQGLLDLMTIRKAKGTIAGLTVGLLGDIAHSRVARSNIWGLTKLGAKVILCGPPTLVPRSMERLGCEVAYSLDDILPRCDVVNVLRIQFERQQGGLFPSVGEYSQFYMMTQERVRKGKPDLLLLAPGPINRGVELTPDVADGKHSAILDQVANGLAVRMAVLYLLSAKMEPRPSAGE